TCAGTGTCCCAGTCTTCATCACGCATTTCTTCCTTGATGATATTCACGTGTAAATTGCCATCGCCGGCATGACCATAACACACGCTCCGGAAACCATATTTCGCTCCGATCTCTTTTACACCTTTCAATAATTTCGGAAGTTCCGCTCGTGGCACAACTGTATCTTCTTCCTTGTAAATGGAATGGGATTTTACCGCTTCACCTGCTGAACGGCGAGCACGCCAAAGATCAGCTTTTTGCTGAGCCGCATCCGCGAATAAAATTTCATCACAATCGTATTGATAAAGGACTTCAGAAATTTTTTCACAATCCCTGAACAAGACATCTTTATCATTTCCATCCACCTCAATAATCAGGTGTGCCTGGATGCCCTCTTTCAGTGGAATTTTTACATCCACGAACTTCATCACATATTCGATGCAATCACGTTCCATGAATTCAAGGGCTGATGGTGTCACTCCCGAGCGAAAGATCGCGCTCACTGCCTCACATGCACGTTCCGCGCTGAAAAAGGGCACCAGCATGAGAAGGTTTTCTGTAGGCAATGGAATCAGTCTGACCACAATTTTAGTAATCACTCCAAGTGTTCCTTCGCTGCCAATGATCAACTGTGTCAGATTGTAGCCGGTTGAATTCTTCAACACATTGGCGCCTGTCCAGATGACTTCTCCTGTAGGTAATACTACTTCACAATTGAGAATGTAATCCTTGGTTACACCGTATTTCACAGCCTTTGGTCCACCAGCGCATTCAGCAAGGTTACCTCCAAGAAAACAACTTCCCCGGCTTGCAGGATCCGGTGGGTAAAAAAGATTTTTCTCCATCACCGCATCCTGAAAAACCTGATTGATAACACCCGGTTCAACGGTAGCCTGGAGGTTTCTTTCATCGATTTGAAGAATGGAATTGAATCGTTCCATCGCGATG
Above is a window of Bacteroidota bacterium DNA encoding:
- a CDS encoding FAD-binding protein codes for the protein MEYTKIKQQHLQELQKIVGEQFVFTNEEVLSNNSHDYTEDLRFFPEVVVKPRSAAEISAILKFCNKENIPATPRGAGTGLSGGALPVHGGIVIAMERFNSILQIDERNLQATVEPGVINQVFQDAVMEKNLFYPPDPASRGSCFLGGNLAECAGGPKAVKYGVTKDYILNCEVVLPTGEVIWTGANVLKNSTGYNLTQLIIGSEGTLGVITKIVVRLIPLPTENLLMLVPFFSAERACEAVSAIFRSGVTPSALEFMERDCIEYVMKFVDVKIPLKEGIQAHLIIEVDGNDKDVLFRDCEKISEVLYQYDCDEILFADAAQQKADLWRARRSAGEAVKSHSIYKEEDTVVPRAELPKLLKGVKEIGAKYGFRSVCYGHAGDGNLHVNIIKEEMRDEDWDTEVPKGIREIFQLCVSLGGTISGEHGIGYVQKNYMDIPFDSVQMNLMKGIKNLFDPRGILNPGKIFPDKNLN